The following DNA comes from Triticum aestivum cultivar Chinese Spring chromosome 3D, IWGSC CS RefSeq v2.1, whole genome shotgun sequence.
TCACGTCGCCGACGTTGACGACGAGGGCGCCGGGGAGCGGCGTGACCGGGACCCAGCCGCCTTTCCTCCTGATCTGCAGCCCGGGGACCTTGCTGACCTGCAGCAGCAGCGTCAGCCCGACGGCGTCCGAGTGCGGCGACAGGCCCAACACGCTGTCCACATGCGCCTCCGGGCAAGGCGGGTAGTAGTTCATCCTCACTGACTGCGACGCGGCGAGCCTCGTCATGTCCGAGTGGTCTCTCACGCCCAGGTTCTCCGCCATGGCTCCCAGCAGCTCACCTGCCACCCTTTGCACCTCCGTAGAGTAGTTCTCCAAGCAAGTCCTGCCACAGCAAACAAATCAACGGGAGCTTGACGATGATATGATTTTCTTCTGTCAGTTGATTATCCACTTACTTGAATGTGGAAGGGTTGGACGGCCAGAGGCGGAGATCGCGGTAGGTGGGCGGCTGCGTGAGGAGGAAGAACATGTCCGCCCAGTCGAGCGTCTGCTCCTCCGAGACGACGAATGCCTGGCCGTACCCCTCGATCTCTCCGGGCTGCTGCGCAAAGGCCGTCTTCTCGGCCAGCGGGAGCGCGAAGAATCCCATGAcgttcttcttcatctcctccacggTCTCCTCGGGTATCCCGTGGTTCACCACCTGAAAGAACCCCCAGTCCTCGCAGGCCGAGCGCAGCCTGGCGGCCTCCTCGTCCCGCCCGCCGGCGAGGCCATCCGGATTGAGGAGCCGGCCGAGGTCGATGATGGGGACGTGCTCCTGTTCTTCGCCGGCAGGGGCGTCGGGGCGCAGGTCGGCCGTGTTGGGCTGAGGCCGCACATAGCGGCGGAGGAGGGTGGGCGTGACCGCGAGCTCGTCGGGCCGGCCGGCGAGGTCCTGCACGTTGGGCACGGGCAGCGAGCCGCCGAGGTTCCGCGGCTTGGTCTCCTCCATCGGATCAGGTAGATAGACTATTGTGCTTGCTCGCTGCTCACCTCGTCAGTGATCGATTTATCTTGCAGTTGCAGGTGAAAGGCGGCCGGCACGTTTGTCCTGTCCGGAGTCATGTGCTCGTGGCGTTCGCCACGTTGAGGAAGGAGACGAGATCGACCAACAAAACTGCTAGCTGGAGTAGATTGCAATAGCTAATTGAGCTGTTGTGCAAATGCCAATAGAAAAGGTCTGAGATGCCGACGCGGTAGCTACTACCACTTTTGTTTGCTTGTAAAGAGGAGAAGAAGGGAATCACATCACGCCCTCCTGTGTGCtagcttttttattttttattttgagggGTTCCTGTGTGCTAGCTAGATTGATATCTAGAAGGAACCTAGTGCAGTGCAGGGCAGGTCCTGAGGTCAGAAGGGGGTGCTATGTACTGGGTGTGGCTCCAAGGGCCTTTGGTCAAAGCAACTCTAGGAGATCCAGCAAAATGTTGACccacaaaacgcgtttgcagttcgcgcaaaatCGTTTTTGCGGGCTGGCGAGGACTAGCACAGATGCAGACCCCAAACGGACCCATATAAAAGTATATTtgcggaatatgcttttttacgggtcgaaTATGCGGGTTTTGCTCGGGCAACAGCGCAACGACCCGCAAACAAAaaaactgcaaatctgaaatttgtcatagggtttcacaaacaagttcaaattcaaatgacaTAAACAGTTTGCGCGCGAATAAAAACGAAGTTCATTACGCAAAAGAGGGCATGCAAAGGTATGCAcccatgtccggcatcatcttggggGTCGATCTTCACTCGGCGTCATGgagtccatcttgaagttcatcggcgccaccgtagccacctccgtcgcttgttccaactcccgcaccgaaatcatccacattgccaccgtatggagcagagaaaacatcacCGGAACTGGCAGACGGACCGGCCGAGgcgaccattctcctcttcaagatctctctccttgccatatcatgccatgttttggtaacgtcgtccatgtcattgtggctcattgacatgatcttgttctcttcggcgagcaacaaTGACAGCGATTTGTTTTCAGAGCAACAATGACAGCTTGATCTTCCAAGAtggtgtagttcttcgatctttggcTTTTCCCAGCTTTTGCTTGTGAATtctcaaacgcttccgcttcgatctccgccaagtcGTCCGCACAACCATGATCGTCCACGCCGCACTCTGTTTCATTGTAAACGAAAGGTTCGAAgggggcttgatcaatgtcaaccgcgtttgtgtccaacaagttcacgaactcggttgTTGCATTGTTCGAATCACCGCTATACCGAACGATAACAAGTCATGAGCTATCGAAAAACAATGGCGAAAATGAAAGAGAATCACCAAAGTCCGAAGAgatataccttccggccatttcgtcgaacacctcgctcgcggggggagcagcaccgttggacggcatcgccggagcacctccttgcggggggatggagtgagaggttgaagaagattTGTTCCTTAAAGTCGGAACCTTCCTCCGCTTTGCGcccgcggccttgccggccttctccgccgccggccgggaTCGCACGGCAGCATTGCCGCCCGGAGCGCGGGCCATCGCGGCGGGGGCAgccggattcccgccctgcacaagcacgttgccctgccgcttgcgggcaggcgtGGCGTGTGCTTGGGCGACGCCGGCGGGGCCTAGATGGCCGGCGACAagatccgcccgaggggaaggGGCGTGCGCGACCTCGACGGCGACGGGGGGCAGCATGGGGTCGTCCATGGTGGCGAGGGACGGCCGGGGAGGAGCAGCCGGAGCTTTCGGAGAGGGGGCAATGGTGACGGAGGGTGCGGGAAGCGGAAAAGGGGGCGcgaaaatgtccctcccgccaaatctcgcgccggatgggggttgagctcgggtcggcctcccagccCGTGAAGATAGAGGTTGGGAGAGAAGATTTGCCGGGCCCCGCAAAactttttgcgggccggggcgttttgcggggtctgctcgtGCAGATTTTTCGGCCCCGATCCgcaatttggcggttattttgcgggtcggggcgttttgcggggtctgctagattTGCTCTCATCGCCTCCCATGACCCCGTGTACGAGTACGACACTGTCAAAAAGAATGTAACCTCGTGTACGTGTATCTCTAGCTAGCTTACGCATCTACACCGTCAGCTTATTGTGGAGGAAATCGATCAGGCAAGATCTGTCAGCTTGATGTGAGCCTGCGTCTCGGCGTGATTTCTCATGGTCGTCCTCGACGAGTTGGCTCGACGAAAGTAAAGCCGACCCCGAGGCAAACAATGGCCGAAATATTTTGGTATTGCTGGTACCATTTGTCAAGAACAACCAGCAAGAATGTCTGATGCGATTTGGTGCAACCCAATCGATACAGTCTGCATCaagcttttgtttttgtttctcgAGCAAAAGAGAGGCTTTCCCTCCGATTTCATATTAGGAAACCATTTGTCTTAAGCGAACTACAAACGCTACACACTCCAACCCAAGCAACGAAACTCCCAGCTAGACAAGGTGCtattttttttaacatcagtacaacACAAGAactcatatacatgcgcatacacttacccatatgaacgcacacacgcacaccctacctctatgagcaccttcgaaagactgagccggcatatcatcttgagatttacgaattcaccgtaggcacctcgtcatcaACGGGAACGTtttctcccactgaatgcgcatcgccgaaaatcctgaaataaatacgagcaccaggatttgagccctggtgggctggggataccacagtccctctaaccatccaaccacaggctGGTTCAGAGACATGGTGCTATTATAGACACAACACTGCAGGGGCCAAAACAGAGCGACAAAAACGACTGCTGGACAGCAACCTGAATAACAGTTTCACCAACCAGCACAACGCAAAAGGATCAACAAATCAACGGAATAGAACCACCTGGGAGCTAAACCCAATAACCTAACTTCCTTTTTTGCGGGGTAATAACCTAACTTCCAGGACTAGCAATGTCGAAGGGAAATACCCTTTGGTTTCTGGGTATACACTCCATATAGAAAATAATAATGACTATTAAAAAAACTCAAAAAGTTTTGTTTTTTTTGACAAAAaacttgactttcttttgcactagtatataaattttcacgAATAGAAAACCATCGTTGACATCAGGGCAAAAaaattatttgctattataggtcactattcacactattttgatCGGATTTTTTGTCTTTTTAAAATGAAGTCAACGAGATTTTTTCTTTTATGGATTTTTTTTACCAGTACAAtgaaaggtcaagtttatttcaaaaatattttcagaatttgttgactttttatttaattactatttttttttcatatatggtGTATGTACACCCATAGACCAAAAGTTCCCCTCCCGCCTCCGACCCTGAAATCAGCCACCGAGTTAAAGAACTCCAGGCCTCCATACTTGTGAAGCACGAAACACCTCATTTGCAAGCTGCTCGAGAAGTTTTGCTCCCGGTGTCAACATTGTTGCCTCTCGGTCCTTTATCCGCAGAATGGACCAATCAATGATCCTATTACATACTAGTTTTCCTAAAAGAGAAATTGTGCCATCCTTTTTAATTGCCCCAGTGACTGAAATATTACGATCAAAGCAAGTAAAATACAGGTTTAGATAGGCTTCTTTGAGTAGCTAACTTCCAACCCGCCAATCTTCCCAAAACTTAGTATTCTTGCCATCCCCAATCTTCTTTTTCACATTTTGATAAAAAATGTGAATCCCCCACTTTTGGTTTAATGCCAGAGATACACTTATCATTCACATATTTACTCAAAAGAACCTCTTACCACAACCCAGACTCGGTTTCTAGTTTCCAGTACCATTTAGCAAGTAAAGCTTTGTTAAGCAGTTGTAGATTTAAAATCCACAAACCCCCTGTTGCTTTGGCATACAGTAGGTTTTCTAATTTACTAAATGATATTGTTTTTTCTTATCTTCATCAGCCTGCCACACCAACCCAGGTCTAAAAAAGTCAGTCTTCTTTGTAATTCCAATCAGTGATCCTATTACATACTAGTTTTCCTAAAAGAGAAATTGTGCCATCCTTTTTAATTGCCCCAGTGATTGAAATATTACGATCAAAGCAAGTAAAATACAGGTTTAGATAGGCTTCTTTGAGTAGCTAACTTCCAACCCGCCAATCTTCCCAAAACTTAGTATTCTTGCCATCCCCAATCTTCTTTTTCACATTTTGATAAAAAATGTGAATCCCCACTTTTGGTTTAATGCCAGAGATACACTTACCGTTCACATATTTACTCAAAAGAACCTCTTACCACAACCCAGACTCGGTTTCTAGTTTCCAGTACCATTTAGCAAGTAAAGCTTTGTTAAGCAGTTGTAGATTTAAAATCCACAAACCCCCTGTTGCTTTGGCATACAGTAGGTTTTCTAATTTACTAAATGATATTGTTTTTTCTTATCTTCATCAGCCTGCCACACCAACCCAGCTCTAAAAAAGTCAGTCTTCTTTGTAATTCCAATCAGTGATCCTATTACATACTAGTTTTCCTAAAAGAGAAATTGTGCCATCCTTTTTAATTGCCCCAGTGACTGAAATATTACGATCAAAGCAAGTAAAATACATGCTTAGATAGGCTTCTTTGAGTAGCTAACTTCCAACCCGCCAATCTTCCCAAAACTTAGTATTCTTGCCATCCCCAATCTTCTTTTCCACATTTTGATAAAAAATGTGAATCCCCCACTTTTGGTTTAATGCCAGAGATACACTTACCGTTCACATATTTACTCAAAAGAACCTCTTACCACAACCCAGACTCGGTTTCTAGTTTCCAGTACCATTTAGCAAGTAAAGCTTTGTTAAGCAGTTGTAGATTTAAAATCCACAAACCCCATGTTGCTTTGGCATACAGTAGGTTTTCTAATTTACTAAATGATATTGTTTTTTCTTATCTTCATCAGCCTGCCAAACCAACCCAGCTCTAAAAAAGTCAGTCTTCTTCGTAATTCCAACAGGAATGTGGTAGAAAGATACCATAAAGAGGGGGATGCTAGTAAGGAGGATTGCACAAGAGTAATTCTTCCAGCTATGCTCATTTAATAATCTCCCTTGCCAACAAGCACACTTCTTTTCAATTTTCTCTGTTACCACCTTCCAAAATGTATTCTTGTCAGCATCAGGGCGACGTGAGTTCTTCGGAGGGACATAACTCAACACGAAGTAAAGATTTCTTGGTATAATGCAGCTCTCTTAACAACCACACCAAATAAAAAAAATCtcactcttatgaaagttaatgGTGAGTCCAGACTTTTGCTCAAAAACACTAAGAATGAACTTAAGATTTCTAGCACTCTCCTCATCATCCTGAAGCAAGAAAGTCATGTCTTCTGCATATTGCAACATATTAATACCATTATTAAGATTTTTAGTTAAAACCCCTTTAGCAAATCCCCCACTGCTTAGCCTTTTCTAAAACAATGGCCAAAGAATCCACATGTAGATCGAACAACAAAGGAGATAAGGCATCTCCATGTGTTAAACCTTTGTGTGTTTTGAAAAAAGGTCAAATGGCATCATTCTCATTTATTCCCACATGCCATCCTATCATAGTGTGCATGACCCAGTCACACCACTGATCAAGAATTTTTTTAAGCTTCAACATTTTATACACAAAAGGCAACTTAATTTTGTCATATGCTTTCTCAAAACCAATTTTGAAAAGCATGGCACTTTGTCTTTTGTGATGTATGGCATTCAGGGCTTCATGTAAAACCACAACACCCTCCATAATGTACCTACCTTTTATGAAGGCAGTTTGAATATGAGAGATAACAGGATCCATCAGCCTAATTAGTATGTTCATCAGAATTTTTTGTTATAATTTTGAAGCTGACATTAAGCAAACAAATAAGTCTAAATTTATGTATCTGGTTTGCATCTTTTGTCCCGGGCAccaccaaagtaataatctcataATTAAGTCTGGAGATATACAACCTACCCCCATGGAAATAATCAAGCAATCCCCTGAGAACCCTTTTGATCGCATACCAAAAATGCTAAGAAAATTAAGTAGGAACACCACCAGGACCatggattttatttttttcatggAAAAAACAATAGAGTGTATCTCTTCCATGGAAAAAGGTTCCACCAACCCTACAACCTTTTGTTGATCAATTTCCACTACTTCCTGAATGTTCAAAGCAATAGAGGAAACATCAGCATGTCCAAATAGTTTTTTTTATAGAAGTCAGTAATGTACCGCATCAAATTTCTCCTCCCTCAATTACTCCTTCATCTTGTTCCAAAGATAAGATTCTGTTTTTACTCCTTCTCCCATTTGCTTTAGCATGGTAATTCCTTTTATTACAATCACCCTCCCCGATTTCTTTATCTTTATATATGTGCAGCCATTTTAACTCATCCCGTTTTAGCAATTTATTCACTTGTTCTCTGAGTGTAATATGCTCATTTCTATCATAAGCAGATAAACCATTAACCTCGGCATTTTTATCAATGGCATCTAGTTTATCCACAATCTCTTTTTTATGTTATATATATAAAGCATAGGCATTTAAGTTCCATCCTTTAATTTTCTGTCTCATAATTCTCATTTTCTTCTGCCATCTTTCTATATTGGGGCTCTCGGTGATCCAAGTATTAGTAACAAATTCTTTAAAGCCATCTCTTAACATCCAATAATTTTCAAATCTAAAGATGGGTTTAGTCACACTATGTGACCTAGTCTTCAAAATAAGAGGAGTGTTGTCAGCCATTTCTGTCACCAAAGCTTGCACCATAGCAAGTGGATACTTTTCTTCCCAAATAGGACAAATTAAAATTCTATCAAGTTTCTCATAGGTTGGGTCGGCTAAACTGTTAGCCCAAGTAAATTCCTCACATTCAACGGATGCTCTCTCAGCCCAACATGTTTTATAATGGCATTAAACACAAAACTCCAATGGTCACAGCCAGAGGGTTTGTTTTTAGAGCTATTTCTAATCAGATTAAATCACCAcccaccatgatacgtctccgtcgtatctataatttttgattgttccatgtcaatattatacaactttcacataatTTTGGCAACAATTTGTATgatttcttggactaacatattgatccagtgcccagtcactactagggaaaagcctagcagtagcgtgggtttttgGCCTACTAGTAGTGCGGGAGACCGCACTACTGATACGGAGCTATAGCTAAAGGTTATCAGTAGCGCGGGagaccgcgctactgatacggtgctatagctaaaggttagcagtagcgctggtttacccgcgctactgctatatccactTAGTAGCAGCGCTTCCTGAAGaaggcgctactggtaattactagtagcgtgtctcattgcccgcgctactactattattccgtattctatttcttttttatttcatgtcgtattcatacacctttatacaagttttcatacaatagcaatttaaagattgtttttacatcataatgagttattacatcactgggtgaaagaaccgtggactagtttcaagtggatggacatccacatgaaactaatctgtggttctttcacccaatgatataataaatatcatcatcatcatcatatcattaacaacttatcatcataatacatcattgtcatataacacctcctcatgatcatcattttcatcaatgagacatcatatagcaagttggtcactagtcataatcacaactcctcctcatcatcatcaactctaacacgtacattgtagcacataataacatgttgtacctaggacctactttTCTCTCATAAGACCtactaccctctcttaggtaaaataacataaaacaagataggccctgattctccattatggagaatggagattatcttgtctccaattcttgcgcttcgcacaatgttgcatccaagtagctccctacggttgaccatacattttttcaatctttgattgtcatgtcttcatcggttttagaaatccggtatgaacaggagtgattcgtaggatgacATGGCCGtaagttcaaaacatcaaggcgacctttcgaaaacatcagatgaggcacacaatccttcgggattttccttgaaaaacatagtaataacttcgtagttagcaatgtagttgagtttcagaagaatttatgcaaaagatgcactgatgtcgtaatggtaaaaaatcttaccatgacatctccatggatgttaccgtaatTCAACACGTGcgctagtggcacgtattgaccataatgtggaggagtttgataatagatattgtaattctcaagatcagtaataaatgagatcagatgatttttctcctgataagttaattctgagcctcagtgtagtaggttctgtctgccgtcttccgcacattttttgaagaatgaaaataagctatcaatggaaataagttgtcaactattttgaaataaacaatataaattacttaataactgtgtttgagaaactcacatagcggtagaattggaagcgtatcaacaacgacccaaatgtccatattgtcttgggtgATGTcaagatcaccaagatccatggtaacatgcataccctcatgaaaatcatacatcttgcaaagttcttcccaattcgggcaaccaaaacgggatacgctctcagaattgtgtagatttacatcaaaatccataccatgatgggtccttaggtgaattttctttgtttccatactctcATGATGTTCAAAATCCATCCTCCCCAAGACATatcgtcttgcatggcatgggataagctagtcgaattgtaaaagatgaaaattacaagttgaagtagtagaagtcttgcttaattacgaaaaaaacacttgtcgtcgttgcataccgtttcaacatcCAAGGTCTCctagagcttaatgctgaagcgccgaccttcgtccaggtgaggcctgtcgcacagacctcggttgtcattgcaccagtcgcactcccccgggagactttcgtcgtccgatgacgacatttcctatgttcataattcaaagattaaacttctacaattaaatatatgtactacaaaaactaaattagatcattattattcatcacgggttgactatcggtttgtcgaatcttttcttgaaaactcttagctcacgtggtgtatacattcgaccgttggtgatggtcgctcctccttccGTCCCCAAGTGCATTACGCTAAAATGTCTAGCAcaggggaacgaaggagaagcgacccccacgacaacagtcaggatccttcgtcctctcatatatggtggagactctccctcactgattcctctctgaaatTTGTGACCGTCGGTGATTGTCATTCCTCCCTTCCTTCCCGTGCATTACCAAAAGGTCTATCATGAGAAAGAAGAGGaggaacgacccccacgacaacagtagacattcttcttctctcatgtatggtggagtcccgacagacttaaagtcaacccgaaatgtcgttcaATTATCTCAAATTTGAGCATTCAATTATCTCCAattttagtattcaaattagcatgcattcaataagaaaaactaaatcatctcatgtgtccgtacatcgtcgaatattatcactaatacatctcgaatagtatcatacatataacatcactaatacagctaaaaccctagcgaatgacgggtatcgacgcgggcggtggacacccaaagagaaggaaccatcacaggatcatagctccagtgagatctctgaagaacctgccaggtattggagaacctgccctccaacgcaaccatgtagcgacggacgtgctcgtcctcctcgctgacacggtaacgtaccacctccgcggtgggCGAAAGCCTCTGCActgtcactggcccatgcgaccgccaccaaagaaggtctGAGTCGAtgacgggctgcctcctcaccaagctgcgcgccccgaaaggtagcacctcccagtaccagcccgacggagcctaGTCCCatacatggcccctctgatcaagcaggcctcctccgccgagtcgacgacgaggatgcgggataggcatcatcgacgtcgagaacaatgcttaattatgaaaacaaaattcaTAAACACTTTGCGATATATCGAGCAATgacatagaaaaaatgcctatgttttgccagaatatCATTGAATTCCCGTTCTGGGAAATCACAAACACTCGATATGTCCTACATTGTAGCACAAGTCGtgctaaaattcatgaaaaaaattcggcatgacctttgctaaaaacaggacatatcgagcgcctgaaatatGTCAGAACGGAaacgaatcaacattccggcaaaacataggccactcggaggtacaTTGCAAACAAGAACACCAAGACATCCTCCATATTCAGAatgcatcatcatcgacatcaatgaCATGGCGACTAGCACTAGCATTTTCATCATCGACATTTACAACACATTATCATATATATCAACATTATGGGGATTTGGATATTCTTGTAAGGGAAcacagtagaaaacaaaaaatttctgacttacgcaccagcccaggaccactatggagagtgcatacaaggtttgatcttttcgttactgactcgtagcgcagcggaagtagagtcgatgacgatcggcggtgcagatccccgcagctaggatttacaacctcccaaccgcgaggatgtatacgctcatctgcccctcggacaggcctccgggaggcggtcaggcagtcccccggacggtgtcacggacagccctttgggaggaccttcgaaactcggacggtcactcggacagcccttcgggaggaccttcgaaacttgtACGGtctcacggacagcccttcgggaggcactctcaaactaagaccgaaactacaatctctctagaGAGTTGCACACATATAGTGTCATctatctggcagggcttcgccgtccagaactagttcccaccggaacccagacaacctttcggctctacgaaactattacgcgaggagggagagagaagccagatcattgcaatggcacttgtatgtgagaaagagtgtgtctttaggcagcccccctccacccctatttataggccaagcccaatggtggcttctccaagaagccaaggggataataccaaaaggccctcaaggtggcttctccaagaagccaagcaaaaagcactttcactattcatgacaacATTTTTCAACGTCCgctcgaactgaaaatatttatgtgggctcagaacatttccagtacccactaaaataattttcaacgcattccgaaacaatttcggtttagtgattttcatctgcgcaaagcaaacaagaatgcgttttcactattcatgaacacaacttttcgcgtccattaaatccgaaaatatttctgtgggtcttagaataattctagTACCCgctaaatgttggaaatatgccctagaggcaataataaaatggttattattgtatttccttgttcatgataattgtctgttgttcatgctataattgtattaactggaaaccgtaatacatgtgtgaatacatagaccacaacatgtccctagtgagcctctagttgactagctcgttgatcaacagatagtcatggtttcctgactatggacattggatgtcattgataacgggatcacatcattaggagactgatgtgatggacaagacccaatcctaagcatagcacaagatcgtgtagttcgtttgctagagcttttccaaatgtcaagtatcatttccttagaccatgagattgtgcaactcccggataccataggagtgctttgggtgtaccaaacgtcacaacgtaactgggtggctataaaggtgcactacaggtatctccgaaagtgtctgttgggttggcacgaatcgagactgggatttgtcactccgtatgacggagaggtatctctgggcccactcgtaatgca
Coding sequences within:
- the LOC123080144 gene encoding S-norcoclaurine synthase 1, encoding MEETKPRNLGGSLPVPNVQDLAGRPDELAVTPTLLRRYVRPQPNTADLRPDAPAGEEQEHVPIIDLGRLLNPDGLAGGRDEEAARLRSACEDWGFFQVVNHGIPEETVEEMKKNVMGFFALPLAEKTAFAQQPGEIEGYGQAFVVSEEQTLDWADMFFLLTQPPTYRDLRLWPSNPSTFKTCLENYSTEVQRVAGELLGAMAENLGVRDHSDMTRLAASQSVRMNYYPPCPEAHVDSVLGLSPHSDAVGLTLLLQVSKVPGLQIRRKGGWVPVTPLPGALVVNVGDVIEVFTNGKYRSVEHRAVVNARHERMSIATFHSGRFGTMYGPLEEVVGDGEPRYRSVSVQEYVKLVVSSKLDGKNIMDAMKID